Below is a genomic region from Helianthus annuus cultivar XRQ/B chromosome 2, HanXRQr2.0-SUNRISE, whole genome shotgun sequence.
ATTGCTTGCGTTCGATGCCAATTTCATAGCGAAAGGGGCCCATAATGCCAGCATAGTATATTCTCTAAGAACTGCTTTCTTGGGATTTTTGAGGTCTACACACCCTGTTATAATGGAGGTAATTGTTTATGCAATTATAAATGATTGATCGAATTTACATTTTTGTAATGTTGTTTGGCATCTTTTATAAAAATGATGGTTAATATTTTTACCTAAAATCTGGAGCATGATGATTTAAAAAGCTAATGAATCATAAATTGTACTTCTTTTCTTTATAGTGCTGTTAGTCTATGgttataattttaattttaaatcaGTCGAGAGAAAAAGTGCTCAAGGTTTTGAGGTCAATGAATGCTGGAGATGCAGCTGACCAGGTGATGAGGCAGGTTGACAAAATGTTGAGAAACAGCGAGCGCGCTTCTCGTGCAAGCAAGGTATTCTGActtgaaaaattacaaaaaaggacatttatatattttgtttaaacTATATAGATTTAATATATGCTCTTCTTCAGGATGAGCAACCATCAAATCACATGCTTAAACGATCAACCCCTATGGACCAAGAACACACAGTTTCCAACGATTCAGCATCAAAGAGGAGCCGTTACAGTTCTAATAGCAACACAAGTACTGTAATTCAAACTGATCCAAGACATGATCACTCAGTAAACGGAGGGCCCACGAAGGTGGCATCACTAGATAACGGTCTGACACCCGTTGAACAAATAATTTCCATGATTGGTGCGTTACTTGCTGAAGGAGAACGAGGTGCTGAATCTCTTGAGATCTTAATATCTCAAATACATCCAGATCTACTAGCGGACATTGTTGTCACAAATATGAAACATTTGCCTAAAAATCCTCCACCGTTAACAAAGATTAGCAGTCAACAAAGTGGCCTTTCAAACACTTCTTCCCAGGTTGCACCGACTATACAGAGTCCCGTGCTTACAAATGCAGTTAGCACATCGTTGTCTACTACAATTAACCTCCAAACAGACCCCAAACGTGATTCTCGAAGGGTGAGTGTACCCTTATGGTTGATTCGCGTTAGGTATTATCTTCAATAGGTCAAACGGATATTATTTGAAAAGGATGGCTAGTAAGTAAGTGGTTCAAAAGGTGCCTGGAGTTGATTTTAAAACCACCTAAATATTATTATTTGAAAAGTTGGATTAATGTTGAAGTAAAATAATTCTGTAATCGCAGCAGACACTAGTTATTTATAAGAAAATAAAATATTGAAGTAATTGTTTGGGGTCAACAACCCGACTTGACCCTCAACAAAAAGTCGAACATGTTAATCTAATGCATACAAGATTCTAAAAGAGTTTATTGTTGATATATTACAGTTTCTGTAGTCTTTTTTGGCATGGTAATTAtttattagagtaaaatgcctTTTTGTCACCggggtttggtcagttttgcaactttcgtctaaggtttgttttttcgcatctagatccaaaaggtttgaaatcttttacattttcatccagctcatgagctccatccatttttctccgttaagtcaggggtattttcgtcttttttgttgactcaaagggcaatttagtcttttgaatacttgtacataattctaaatgcttgtacataaagtgaaaaagactgaattgccctttaagttaacaaaaaagacaaaaataccgcTGACTTAAGggagaaaaaatggatggagttaacgagccagatgaaaatggcaaaatttcaaaccttttggatccatatACGGAAatacaaacctttggatgaaagtcgcaaaactggccaaacctcaggaacgaaaatggcattttactcttatttgTTAATAATAAACTATTTGTCGGTGGATTTTTGTTCAGCCCAACCCGCTGTACAAAACAGTTGCCTGTTTTATCACATATATTTTTCTTGCCCCGTTTCATCGAGTTTAAACACTAACGAAATGTTATACAGGACCCTCGTCGTCATGACCCACGGCGTGTGACATCACCAGTCGGTACCCAATCTGAGCATTACGTGGAAGATGTTCCAAGTTTGGCACAATCTGGCGTAACAGAGTCTGACTTTGACGTGTCTACCCAGATTAAGAGACAACCTCTGCCACCTGTGGTGCCAAGTGTCGAGAACCCATTGGATATGGAACATATTGTTATGCCCAAAGCAGAAACCGAGTCACGTATCCCAGATAAGTCAGCAGATTTTAAAGAACAGGTCCCAGATGAACGACAACCCATGCAAGTTAACGCTGATATGGAGTTTGATATTCCTCCTACTATTGAGTCTGTTAACAAGGAGTCAAACGTACAAAAGTCAATGGATGTTGATATGATTCATATGACAGATGATGACCGATCACTGCCATTGGTGGAAGTGGAACCGCTTTCACCAAGCACGGTTGGCACACCTGTATTGGAGGAAACCGAAACCGAAACCACTGTTGATTTACCTGTGGTTCCGTCTTATGTGGAGTTAACAGAAGAACAGCAAAAAGATATAAAGAATCTGGCAATCAAAAGGATTATAGACTCTTATAAGCGGTTAAGAGGTACAGAGTTTATGCAGACCCGCATGACACTGCTGTCACGGCTGGTTGCTCAGGTGGGGGTTGACTTTGACTGCTTTTTATATTTTCCCTTTGGGGAGGTATTGTTATTGTTTCTAACATTGTATGACAACTTTGTAAAAATGACACATGCCATTTTTATATCCGAGATAATATATTTTTATCATAAGATAATGTGTAATGTCGTTCATGTGATGTGGCATGTTCATGTTTTCGTGTGAGCTTTTATGACCAACGCACAGTAATATATATACCAGCGTCATTGATAATATTTTCCAAAATTTTGGTTCCAGTTATAATACAAGCAAAAGTTAAAAGGGTGACTAACAAGCAAAAGTTATTTCATTTAATCTGTTAATATCATGTAAAGAATATTCCACACCGTGATTAAGATTTTAAATTAACAGTTGCTAAATCCAAAACTTAGTTACCGTTTTAGGGTGATTTTTATAAAGAAGAAATCATAATATTTGTGCAATTCTTATGCTGCAGGTTGATGCCGATGATGATGTAATTCAAATGATACAGAAGCATATAGTCTCTGACTACCAAAATCAGAAGGTATGTGCATTTATTATCTTTATATCTTTGAAAACGTTTCGTTTTTaaatatggtttttttttttttttttttttttttgcattttcaCTAGGGACATGAACTTGTTATGCATGTGCTATACCACCTGCATGCTCTTACAATGTCAGATTCCGCTCAAGATTCTTCAGTGGCCGTTGTATATGAGAAATTCCTTCTAGGAGTGGTAAACAAATTTGAAAAAATAAACGCTAAATTTTTGGAAAACTTGAAATCGATTGTTATGCCATTTTGTATTGTAGGCAAAGTGTTTGCTGGATGTGTTACCAGCAAATGATAAATCGTTCAGTAGATTATTTTGTGAAGCTCCTATTTTGCCTGAGTCAGCATTTAAGCTTCTTGATGAGTTATGTTGCTCCGATAATAATTATGGAAAAGATATTCGTGACGGTGATCGTGTACACCAAGGTCTTGGTTCTTTGTGGAGCTTAATTTTGGGACGCCCTAATAACCGTCATGCGTTTTTGGATATTGCTTTGAAGGTAACTTGTTCTACAAGTTACACAAAAAATGATTGTTGTACTTTGATTGTTTTCGTGCTCCGTTTATCATGTGCTTATATGTTGATAGTTGTATTGCTTCTTACATTTGCTCCATTTTTTATATGCAGTGTGCTATTCATCCAAAAGATGAAATCCGTGCAAAAGCTATTCGACTGGTGAGGATTATTACAATTTGACTTTTTTGTGATGCAAGTTAATTTTTAAGATATTCAATGGTGACCTTTAAATATTCTACGTAAAATTTAGTTTGATGCGAGTGATTTAGTGTGATAGAAAAGCTCAAAGTTGTTTGACAAAAgtcattttcaaagaaaaagacGATAAATGGGAAAAGATGAATGTTATgttttagagtaaaatgtcattttcgtccccaaggtttggccagttttgcgacttttgtccaaaggtttgtttttttttgcatctagatccaaaaggtttgaaatcttgccattttcaatcctgctcgttaactccatccattttctccgtTCATTCAGAGGCATTTGTTTTTTTTTGCCAagttaaagggcaattcggtctttttcactttatgtaaaaagactgaatacccctgaaaaagatTGAATTGCTCTTTAATTTAACAAAAAAGGTGGAAATACCCCCCGACTCAAgggagaaaatggatggagttaacgagccgaatgaaaatgacaagatttcaaaccttctGGATCCAGATgctgaaaaacaaacctttggacgaaagtcgcaaaactggccaaacctcagggacgaaaatgacatttcaCTCTATGTTTTATTTGTCCCTGAATCATCATTTAATCTATGCGTAAAGCTGTTATGTTGACCAAGAAGCTACACTTTATGGTTGCGcaaataatttattatttatttgtttttttgcaagctttttattattaaaaaaatactatCATCTTCCATGGTTGAACTTCTGTTTGTTTCTTTTGCAGGTAGCAAACAAGCTTTACGTTATTGAGTTCATCTCAGAGAAAATTGAGGATTTTGCTACAAACAAACTGCTCTCAGCCGTTAACAGACCAGTATCAGATGCGGAGCTTTCGGTTTCAGCGGCCAATGAACAAAGAACCGAAGGGCAGGTGTGTTACATTTCATTTTATCTGCATGTTCTGTTTTCGATCTAATTTGTTTTCACGTCTATGAAATCATTATcttttatcatcatcatcatcgtcttcaGATGGGAAGTCAAGAAACATCAATTAGTGGCTCTCAAGTTTCAGACCCCGGGACGTCTGAGAACGAGTCAGCAACGGGCCCACAAAGTGATTCATCAATGTCACTTGCTCAAGCGCAACAACACCTTTCTTTGTTTTTTGCATTATGCACCAAGGTTATCTTTTCATCTAAATTATCGCTACACTAGAGTTACGCGTAATCGCGTATTAAGTTTCACTCTGTTTGCAATGCTGATGTCACACATACCGTGCGTTCTGCATTTGTGCAGAAACCTAGCCTTCTTCAACTTGTATTTGATAGGTATGATCATGCTCCAAAGGCTGTTAAGCAGGTGGGATTTACAGTAGATTTGTTATCTAAACtctttttacgttaaaaaaacGTTACACtaattcttttctttctttttgatAAATGCAGGCTATTCATCGGCATGTTCCTATTCTTGTTCGGGCCCTTGGTCCATCAAGTTCCTATTTACTCAAGATAATATCTGATCCACCTCAAGGAAGTGATAACCTCCTGACACAGGTATATATATCAATTAATGTTtccacttttattttttttttaaatattttttatttatatgatTTGATGTGTTTCTACAAGGTGCTGCATGTTCTGTGTGAAGGGACGACTCCTTCGCCTGATCTGGTTTCGATTGTCAAGCAGTTATATGAAACTAAACTTAAGgtgatatatattaatattttataCCTTTTTTTTTAGTTGATGTTTTGCGTAAGGCATTTttctatattattattatattttttttttgcaggATGCTACAATACTTATTCCAATTTTGAATTCATTTACCAAGAACGAGGTATCTTTCCTTTCCTTTAACATGTTTATTGGTTTGCATTTAGTAAAATAAGAAATCAAAACGTTTTCGGGTTAAAAAATCACGTTTGACGTAACGCGCCTTTTGGTTCCAGGTTTTGCCTGTTTTCCCCCGTCTTGTCCAGCTTCCATTGGACAAGTTTCAGACGGCTATGGCCCACATACTACAGGTTTCAGTTATTTTAGTAGAGCACAATCAAACCGGTCAAATGGGTCGATCATAAGATTAAGCTGAAAGCTCAGAAGCTCGTTTTCTTGTGCAGGGTTCAGCTCATATGGGGCCCGCACTTACTCCAGCAGAAGTATTGGTTGCCATTCATGACATTAACCCCGAGAAAGATGGAGTTCCACTTAAAAAGGCATGCCTGCTCGTTCTCCAATATCTCATACGTCTCATTAGCAATGTCTATCATGTGTGTTATTTTACACGTTTCACTTTGTAAATTATTGCAGATAATGGATGCTTGTTCAGCTTGTTTTGAGCAGCGCACTGTTTTCACACAACAAGTCCTAGCAAAAGCGTTGAACCAAATGGTATTATTATTGTTCTCCGATCTCAACCTTTAAGTTAGTTTATAGCATGTGTTTGGAAATTTTGATAtttgactttgatatttttatttaGGTTGACCAAACACCATTACCCCTTCTCTTCATGAGGACAGTAATCCAGGCTATTGATGCTTTCCCCAAGCTGGTATATATTCATATATAAATATTTTGGGATACtttgattatattttttttagagttaaatgtatggttggtccctgtggtttgcaaatattgcagacttggtcccagTGGTTCAATAGTTACATAGTTGGTCCCGATGGTTTGAAAAATGTTACACGAGTGGCCCGATGTTTGCATTTTCGTAACATGGATGGTCCTTAGTAGCTAACcttgttaaaattttcagttaagttcaTATACAATGTCCATTTTACCCCTTAACAATTAAAATcaataaaagaacaaaaaaagaTGTACCCGCCCCTGATCATCTTCTTCCTCTCTCTACCTTTCTGCTTTCACCACCCAATGTCGATGATCGTAATTTCCTCCAACTGTTTGACAGAAGACATCAAAGGCTTCACTGGAAGGACCATTTGTGTCAAATTcggaaaaattcaaaaagaatcAAACTTAATTAATAGCCGCTCCTCTCGTTCCTTTCCGGCAACTGCGAGAAATCCGGCGTCGACCAAAATAAACCAAATCAACACATTCTAATCCCTTCGATCTCGTAATAAATTTTCCTAAACCAAACCTTGTACACATCGCGTATCAACCAGAGCAACAGATCATATACATAGCAAGTTATAATCAGCCTATTTACATTGTATAATTGCCGAATCAATCATGAACCCAATTGAATCTTCACACCAAATTCTAGAGTTTCCTATTTATCAAGTGTCGGTTGTTTTTGGCCTTTAAACAAACTCGCAAACTCTTACCCTCTCTGAATCTGCATTCAGTTAAATCACTGCGGTTTTTCTGCGTCTAAACGAAGCCTCGCCGGAAAATCTTAAGCATTGCAGGCCGTTCTTTGAACCGTTTGGGATGTAGGATTCACCTTGAAATGATGGTTGAGGGGTTATGGTGATGCATAGTGGGGGAGGTGGTTTGGGGAGATGGTGGTGATGACTGGTGGTTTGGGGAGATGGAGGTTGTGAcggagatgatgatggtgatctggggagatgatgatggtgatttgGTGGATGTCAGTTAAAGGGTGGAGTGGGGAAGAAGGGTGGGGATGGGTGGGGTGGGGCCcacttatttttatttgtttttttaactatAGGGGTAAAACAGACATTACACACACACTTAACTAGAAAACTTAACAGAGGTTAGTGACAAGGACCACCCGAGTGCAAAAATTCCAACTATTAGGACCAACTATGTAATTAGCGAACCACTGGGACCAAGTCTGTAATTttcgcaaaccacagggaccaaccaggcATTTAACTCATTTTTTACGTTAAAACTTCAACTTTCAATTTGCATTTGATTGTTTAATTGCCATTATGAAGGATATTGTATTTGTTTGTAACAATCATGCTTATGTATTCAGGTTGACTTTGTTATGGAGATACTTTCCAAACTTGTAAACAAACAGGTGTGTGGTTTCATGCAATTACTTGCTTAATCTTGTTGGTCGCAAAGTAGTTACTTACGCGCGACGCATCTTTTCTGACTTTTCAAATAATTAATATGTTAAATATTGTTTTCAAAATATTAATTTTAACATTATTGATCCAGTTTTTTCCAACTTTTTTTGTTCTATTCTTTTG
It encodes:
- the LOC110919933 gene encoding uncharacterized protein LOC110919933 isoform X1, giving the protein MAASQREQTLSLLAAANNHGDLAVKLSSLKQARDVLLSADLSVLAVELFPYLVELQSSHEPLVRKTLVEIIEEISLKTMEYSPVLMQVLLTLLRDEDSVVARQSIVAGMHIFCKVLDELALQFHRHGLVDRWLEEIWSWMIKFKDVVVQIALEARSIGPRLLAIKFLETCVLLFMPDNDSRGHMTEAVGRNAQVFNVKWLAGGHPVLDPVALQSEANRYFLILLDLLSLSSSLPGSITISVINSLAIIGRRRQVHYSAVLSALLAFDANFIAKGAHNASIVYSLRTAFLGFLRSTHPVIMESREKVLKVLRSMNAGDAADQVMRQVDKMLRNSERASRASKDEQPSNHMLKRSTPMDQEHTVSNDSASKRSRYSSNSNTSTVIQTDPRHDHSVNGGPTKVASLDNGLTPVEQIISMIGALLAEGERGAESLEILISQIHPDLLADIVVTNMKHLPKNPPPLTKISSQQSGLSNTSSQVAPTIQSPVLTNAVSTSLSTTINLQTDPKRDSRRDPRRHDPRRVTSPVGTQSEHYVEDVPSLAQSGVTESDFDVSTQIKRQPLPPVVPSVENPLDMEHIVMPKAETESRIPDKSADFKEQVPDERQPMQVNADMEFDIPPTIESVNKESNVQKSMDVDMIHMTDDDRSLPLVEVEPLSPSTVGTPVLEETETETTVDLPVVPSYVELTEEQQKDIKNLAIKRIIDSYKRLRGTEFMQTRMTLLSRLVAQVDADDDVIQMIQKHIVSDYQNQKGHELVMHVLYHLHALTMSDSAQDSSVAVVYEKFLLGVAKCLLDVLPANDKSFSRLFCEAPILPESAFKLLDELCCSDNNYGKDIRDGDRVHQGLGSLWSLILGRPNNRHAFLDIALKCAIHPKDEIRAKAIRLVANKLYVIEFISEKIEDFATNKLLSAVNRPVSDAELSVSAANEQRTEGQMGSQETSISGSQVSDPGTSENESATGPQSDSSMSLAQAQQHLSLFFALCTKKPSLLQLVFDRYDHAPKAVKQAIHRHVPILVRALGPSSSYLLKIISDPPQGSDNLLTQVLHVLCEGTTPSPDLVSIVKQLYETKLKDATILIPILNSFTKNEVLPVFPRLVQLPLDKFQTAMAHILQGSAHMGPALTPAEVLVAIHDINPEKDGVPLKKIMDACSACFEQRTVFTQQVLAKALNQMVDQTPLPLLFMRTVIQAIDAFPKLVDFVMEILSKLVNKQVWRMPKLWVGFLKCISQTQPHSFRVLLQLPSPQLEGALNKYGSLRGPLAAYANQPSIKATLPRATLQALGLTSEPQMQQQNLQSAKVQGTS
- the LOC110919933 gene encoding uncharacterized protein LOC110919933 isoform X2 — translated: MAASQREQTLSLLAAANNHGDLAVKLSSLKQARDVLLSADLSVLAVELFPYLVELQSSHEPLVRKTLVEIIEEISLKTMEYSPVLMQVLLTLLRDEDSVVARQSIVAGMHIFCKVLDELALQFHRHGLVDRWLEEIWSWMIKFKDVVVQIALEARSIGPRLLAIKFLETCVLLFMPDNDSRGHMTEVGRNAQVFNVKWLAGGHPVLDPVALQSEANRYFLILLDLLSLSSSLPGSITISVINSLAIIGRRRQVHYSAVLSALLAFDANFIAKGAHNASIVYSLRTAFLGFLRSTHPVIMESREKVLKVLRSMNAGDAADQVMRQVDKMLRNSERASRASKDEQPSNHMLKRSTPMDQEHTVSNDSASKRSRYSSNSNTSTVIQTDPRHDHSVNGGPTKVASLDNGLTPVEQIISMIGALLAEGERGAESLEILISQIHPDLLADIVVTNMKHLPKNPPPLTKISSQQSGLSNTSSQVAPTIQSPVLTNAVSTSLSTTINLQTDPKRDSRRDPRRHDPRRVTSPVGTQSEHYVEDVPSLAQSGVTESDFDVSTQIKRQPLPPVVPSVENPLDMEHIVMPKAETESRIPDKSADFKEQVPDERQPMQVNADMEFDIPPTIESVNKESNVQKSMDVDMIHMTDDDRSLPLVEVEPLSPSTVGTPVLEETETETTVDLPVVPSYVELTEEQQKDIKNLAIKRIIDSYKRLRGTEFMQTRMTLLSRLVAQVDADDDVIQMIQKHIVSDYQNQKGHELVMHVLYHLHALTMSDSAQDSSVAVVYEKFLLGVAKCLLDVLPANDKSFSRLFCEAPILPESAFKLLDELCCSDNNYGKDIRDGDRVHQGLGSLWSLILGRPNNRHAFLDIALKCAIHPKDEIRAKAIRLVANKLYVIEFISEKIEDFATNKLLSAVNRPVSDAELSVSAANEQRTEGQMGSQETSISGSQVSDPGTSENESATGPQSDSSMSLAQAQQHLSLFFALCTKKPSLLQLVFDRYDHAPKAVKQAIHRHVPILVRALGPSSSYLLKIISDPPQGSDNLLTQVLHVLCEGTTPSPDLVSIVKQLYETKLKDATILIPILNSFTKNEVLPVFPRLVQLPLDKFQTAMAHILQGSAHMGPALTPAEVLVAIHDINPEKDGVPLKKIMDACSACFEQRTVFTQQVLAKALNQMVDQTPLPLLFMRTVIQAIDAFPKLVDFVMEILSKLVNKQVWRMPKLWVGFLKCISQTQPHSFRVLLQLPSPQLEGALNKYGSLRGPLAAYANQPSIKATLPRATLQALGLTSEPQMQQQNLQSAKVQGTS